A window of the Tripterygium wilfordii isolate XIE 37 chromosome 12, ASM1340144v1, whole genome shotgun sequence genome harbors these coding sequences:
- the LOC120011078 gene encoding mucin-2, whose product MAMGVSKCIFLFHLSLLTICSYGTRGEYYHKKEHRRDEGEANILPSSSRQLLNNVKTTIHDSINPSTTLLPVTPTPQQVTTPPNDPTPTIVTVPSTFPGTMTPTTPASNPPIILTPPTTGTVNQPPPVINPVTPPTATIPGAQPITNPVTTYPAPVGNVPVTTPVANPVPPPAMTNAPAIPGQSWCVGKTGASETALQAALDYACGIGGADCSMIQQGGSCYNPNTLQNHASYAFNSYYQKNPQPTSCDFGGAANIVNTNPSTGTCIYPSSSSPSSSTSSPLSSSSFSPPSLSSPTTPSISTPATPTSPLGSAPGSTGSDISPTVLNSSNPTSSTTTVVGSDSPPGSTTSTSMAVGLQPLIGSIILVTTFMAGRNLVGM is encoded by the exons ATGGCCATGGGAGTCTCTAAGTGCATCTTCTTATTCCACCTGTCTCTTCTCACCATCTGCTCTTACG GAACTCGAGGGGAATATTATCATAAGAAAGAACATAGGAGAGATGAAGGAGAAGCGAATATTCTCCCATCTTCTTCCAGGCAACTCCTCAACAATGTCAAGACAACCATACACGACTCAATCAACCCATCGACAACACTCCTTCCCGTTACACCTACACCACAACAGGTAACAACGCCTCCAAATGATCCAACACCAACAATAGTCACTGTCCCCTCTACCTTCCCAGGCACTATGACTCCAACCACTCCAGCTTCAAACCCACCTATCATACTAACTCCTCCAACTACAGGTACTGTCAATCAGCCACCGCCTGTTATCAATCCAGTCACACCCCCAACAGCCACAATTCCAGGTGCCCAACCAATAACTAACCCTGTAACAACGTATCCTGCTCCAGTAGGAAATGTTCCGGTCACAACCCCAGTCGCAAATCCAGTGCCGCCCCCTGCAATGACAAATGCTCCAGCAATTCCTGGTCAGAGCTGGTGTGTAGGTAAGACTGGAGCATCAGAGACTGCACTTCAGGCGGCACTGGACTATGCTTGCGGAATTGGAGGGGCGGATTGTTCCATGATTCAGCAAGGTGGGAGCTGTTACAATCCGAACACTTTGCAAAACCATGCCTCATATGCATTCAACAGCTATTATCAGAAGAATCCACAGCCTACCAGTTGTGACTTTGGAGGAGCGGCCAATATTGTCAACACCAATCCAA GCACTGGTACTTGCATTTACCCATCATCCTCGTCACcgtcatcatcaacatcatcaccATTGTCGTCGTCATCGTTTTCGCCTCCCTCTTTGTCTTCACCAACTACACCTTCAATCTCAACACCAGCAACTCCGACATCCCCGTTGGGGTCGGCGCCAGGTTCAACAGG CTCTGATATTTCACCTACGGTGCTAAATTCAAGCAATCCCACCTCTAGTACCACGACAGTTGTGGGCTCTGATAGCCCTCCCGGCTCCACTACTTCAACATCCATGGCAGTTGGGTTGCAACCACTCATCGGCAGCATCATTCTGGTAACAACCTTCATGGCTGGAAGAAATCTTGTGGGCATGTAG
- the LOC120011079 gene encoding uncharacterized protein LOC120011079, translated as MNRPPTSAATATAGECGNCGTHKGWVLHHMRLRGIHRRLCTSCVLRLHPGSFCPSCFVLYDPQPPHPTKRVSCSSCLSFAHAHCVKSLQLSQSPYLCPPCADSNFSFFDVTDHVIDKKLSLALLCAAKIASASMAKAVIVARSEAERRVREAVVAKKRAREALEHVASLDKEKLRKKELQLLHQQQHSMKIEVDKRETAAPIDSAPPILQNNGSVEKVNDGNLDTHLQNNFNSNGNSHNGNAPHQLSDSRVKEEEGSK; from the coding sequence ATGAATCGTCCACCAACCTCCGCCGCTACTGCTACCGCTGGAGAATGTGGGAATTGCGGGACGCACAAGGGATGGGTTCTCCACCACATGCGCCTGCGTGGCATACACCGTCGCCTCTGCACCTCCTGCGTCCTACGCCTGCACCCTGGCTCCTTCTGCCCCTCATGCTTCGTCTTATACGACCCGCAACCGCCTCACCCTACCAAGCGTGTCTCTTGTTCCAGCTGCCTCTCCTTCGCCCACGCTCACTGCGTCAAATCGCTCCAGCTATCCCAATCTCCTTATCTCTGCCCTCCCTGCGCCGACTCCAACTTCTCCTTCTTCGACGTTACCGATCACGTCATTGACAAGAAGCTCTCCCTCGCCCTCCTCTGCGCCGCCAAAATTGCCTCCGCGTCCATGGCCAAAGCTGTCATTGTTGCTAGGAGTGAGGCTGAAAGGCGCGTTAGGGAGGCCGTcgttgccaagaagagggccaGGGAAGCTTTGGAGCACGTTGCCTCTCTTGACAAGGAGAAGCTCCGGAAGAAAGAACTGCAGTTATTGCACCAGCAGCAGCACTCAATGAAAATTGAGGTGGATAAGAGAGAGACTGCTGCTCCCATTGATTCTGCTCCGCCGATTCTGCAAAATAATGGGAGCGTGGAGAAGGTCAACGATGGGAATCTCGATACTCATTTGCAGAACAACTTCAATAGCAACGGTAATAGCCACAATGGTAATGCTCCGCACCAATTGTCAGACAGTCGTGTTAAGGAAGAAGAAGGTTCTAAGTAA
- the LOC120010591 gene encoding protein NRT1/ PTR FAMILY 4.5-like, producing the protein MVSRESIPSFCFSCRLTNKQKGGFRASMFIFALTALENMGFVANMISLVLYFLGVMYFDIPTASNTLTNFMGATFLLSLVGGFISDTFLNRFHTVLLFGAIEILGLALVTIQARYKSLHPEYCGGKPSCVEGRIAVMLYASLTLLALGSGGVRGALVALGADQFDKKDPKEAKDLATFFNWLTLSTVMGAAVGVTGIAWVSTKKAWYWGFFTSTVAAFVGFVVLAFGKPFFRLHAPGDSPILRVAKVIEGAIKNRKLPLPDKPEVLYENNDKESTEEKIGHTNQFRFLDKAAIVTQGSEAAICTVTQVEEVKILTRMLPILGSTIIMNTCLAQLQTFSVQQGSIMDLHLGSLKVPAASIPVIPLVFMCILLPAYEFLFVPFARKITHHPSGITQLQRVGVGLVLSAISMAVAGIVEVKRRDQDKKDIGNPISLFWLSFQYGIFGIADMFSLVGLLEFFYKEAPAYMRSLSTSFTFLSLSFGYFLSSVFVDLINAITKRVAPSKKGWVEGSKLNENNLNLFYWFLAILSCLNFINYLYWASWYKYKAEEDHPEPNYYYKATDAPSSLANTSEAPAPTPSSQNQNQNDIDGEKATEENKAADET; encoded by the exons ATGGTAAGCCGCGAAAGCATCCCCTCTTTCTGTTTCTCTTGCAGACTCACTAACAAACAGAAAGGTGGATTCAGAGCTTCCATGTTCATCTTTG CCTTGACAGCATTAGAGAACATGGGTTTTGTTGCCAACATGATTAGTTTGGTCCTCTACTTCCTTGGTGTCATGTACTTTGACATACCTACTGCTTCAAACACTCTCACAAACTTCATGGGCGCAACTTTCCTGCTCTCCCTCGTCGGTGGCTTCATTTCCGACACTTTCCTCAACAGATTTCATACTGTTTTGCTCTTTGGAGCAATCGAGATCCTG GGACTGGCGTTGGTGACAATTCAAGCTCGATACAAAAGTTTGCATCCAGAATATTGTGGTGGCAAGCCAAGTTGTGTGGAAGGTAGAATAGCAGTAATGTTGTATGCCTCCCTGACCTTGTTGGCATTGGGTTCAGGTGGAGTCAGGGGAGCTCTTGTAGCACTTGGTGCTGAccaatttgataaaaaagatCCCAAGGAAGCCAAGGATCTTGCAACCTTCTTCAATTGGCTTACGCTCAGCACAGTCATGGGAGCTGCTGTAGGAGTCACTGGCATTGCTTGGGTTAGCACTAAAAAAGCATGGTATTGGGGGTTTTTCACATCAACTGTTGCAGCCTTTGTTGGGTTTGTTGTTCTTGCCTTTGGAAAGCCTTTCTTCCGCCTCCACGCCCCCGGAGACAGCCCCATCTTAAGGGTTGCCAAG GTTATTGAAGGGGCAATTAAGAACAGAAAGTTACCACTACCTGATAAACCTGAAGTTCTGTACGAAAACAATGATAAAGAATCAACCGAGGAAAAAATAGGTCACACAAACCAATTCAG GTTCCTAGACAAAGCAGCCATTGTCACTCAAGGGTCAGAGGCAGCAATTTGCACAGTGACACAAGTGGAAGAAGTGAAGATTTTGACAAGAATGCTGCCCATATTAGGCAGCACCATTATAATGAATACATGTTTAGCACAACTTCAGACATTCTCGGTCCAACAAGGGAGCATAATGGATCTCCATCTTGGATCCCTGAAGGTTCCTGCTGCATCAATTCCTGTGATTCCACTGGTTTTCATGTGTATTCTCCTTCCGGCATATGAGTTCTTGTTCGTTCCTTTTGCCCGCAAGATCACTCATCATCCTTCGGGGATCACGCAGCTTCAACGCGTGGGAGTTGGACTAGTCCTCTCTGCAATCTCAATGGCTGTTGCTGGAATAGTTGAAGTGAAGAGAAGGGATCAGGACAAAAAAGATATAGGGAATCCCATAAGCCTATTCTGGCTTTCTTTTCAGTATGGGATATTTGGGATTGCAGACATGTTCAGTCTTGTTGGATTGCTTGAATTCTTCTACAAGGAAGCACCAGCATACATGAGGTCTCTGTCTACATCCTTCACTTTTCTATCACTGTCTTTTGGCTACTTCTTGAGCAGTGTGTTTGTGGATCTTATAAACGCCATTACTAAGAGAGTAGCTCCAAGCAAAAAAGGGTGGGTAGAAGGGTCTAAGTTAAATGAGAACAATCTGAATCTGTTCTATTGGTTCTTAGCAATTCTAAGCTGCCTAAACTTCATAAACTATTTGTATTGGGCCTCTTGGTATAAGTACAAAGCAGAAGAAGATCATCCTGAGCCTAATTATTACTATAAGGCAACTGATGCACCCTCTAGTCTTGCTAACACAAGTGAGGCACCTGCACCCACACCCTCTTCTCAGAATCAGAATCAGAATGATATTGATGGAGAAAAAGCTACCGAAGAAAACAAGGCTGCTGATGaaacctag